In Bacteroidia bacterium, one genomic interval encodes:
- a CDS encoding cytochrome C oxidase subunit IV family protein, whose amino-acid sequence MSEHNEHMEAVEAGIHNPESNTSEIWRAFWILLGLTVAEFLIALALPDSIKEAIGGKPTIDAIFLILTVFKAFYIVAYFMHLKHEKISLVYSIVVPMIFVLYLIALLIYEGSNYLDWGIMNR is encoded by the coding sequence ATGAGCGAGCATAACGAGCACATGGAAGCAGTTGAAGCCGGAATTCATAATCCGGAATCAAATACATCTGAAATATGGAGAGCCTTCTGGATTTTGTTGGGACTTACGGTTGCTGAGTTTCTCATAGCACTTGCCTTGCCTGATTCGATTAAAGAAGCGATAGGTGGCAAGCCTACTATAGATGCTATTTTCCTGATCCTTACCGTTTTTAAAGCTTTCTATATTGTAGCGTATTTCATGCACCTGAAGCATGAAAAAATATCACTGGTTTATTCGATTGTGGTACCCATGATCTTTGTTTTGTACCTGATCGCGCTGCTGATTTATGAAGGCTCAAATTATTTGGATTGGGGCATTATGAACCGCTAG
- a CDS encoding SCO family protein: MKTGKTEYKNLPVYGSQTFDPNTRDSISHKVPPFSLKNTSGHPFKSEELNGSVYVVSLHPVHCDDTCRKVQEQLLRVQNSYTHIENVMIVSLFPKDGSASGSENFALQNEIDTQRWKLLTANSDEINDLWEQGYLQEEAAHQNLVLTDQYGRIRGIYDGTQREEGKRLMDEINLLLRMDGK; this comes from the coding sequence TTGAAAACAGGAAAGACTGAATATAAAAACCTGCCGGTATATGGTAGTCAAACATTTGATCCCAACACCAGAGATAGCATTTCACACAAAGTCCCTCCCTTCAGCCTGAAAAATACATCAGGCCATCCATTTAAATCTGAAGAATTAAACGGATCGGTATACGTGGTAAGCTTACATCCGGTTCATTGTGATGACACCTGTAGAAAAGTCCAGGAACAACTCTTGCGAGTCCAAAACTCTTACACTCATATTGAAAATGTGATGATCGTAAGCCTGTTCCCGAAAGACGGATCAGCCAGCGGATCAGAAAATTTCGCTTTACAAAACGAAATTGACACGCAGCGCTGGAAATTGCTGACAGCCAATTCCGATGAAATAAATGACTTATGGGAGCAAGGTTACCTGCAGGAGGAAGCAGCGCATCAAAATCTTGTACTTACAGATCAATATGGCAGAATAAGAGGGATTTATGATGGCACGCAACGAGAAGAGGGTAAACGCCTGATGGATGAAATAAATCTATTATTAAGGATGGATGGAAAGTAA
- a CDS encoding DUF420 domain-containing protein gives MESKPLIREKFWFFIIAVVSVLVVGLVVLLILRAEQIDQFHPDIYILPKLNAILNSATFVMLLAGFFFIMKKNIRYHQYCMVTALTLSVFFLVSYIIYHSNAPSTKFEGEGTIRAVYFFLLLTHIVLAAVVVPLALLTIFRIWNLQILQHKKIARWTLPIWLYVSATGIIVYLMIKPYYPV, from the coding sequence ATGGAAAGTAAACCTCTGATCAGAGAAAAATTCTGGTTTTTTATCATTGCAGTGGTTTCAGTTTTGGTGGTTGGCCTCGTTGTGCTTTTGATCTTACGTGCCGAGCAAATCGATCAATTCCATCCTGATATATACATTCTTCCAAAACTCAATGCCATATTAAATTCTGCTACATTCGTCATGCTGCTTGCCGGCTTTTTCTTCATAATGAAAAAAAACATCCGGTATCATCAATATTGCATGGTCACTGCATTAACCCTTTCGGTATTTTTTCTTGTATCCTACATAATCTATCATTCCAATGCACCTTCCACTAAATTTGAAGGTGAAGGAACTATACGGGCGGTTTATTTTTTCCTGCTTTTAACGCACATTGTTCTCGCTGCCGTTGTTGTTCCCCTTGCGTTGCTCACGATCTTTAGGATATGGAATTTGCAAATACTACAGCATAAGAAGATTGCCAGATGGACGTTGCCGATCTGGTTGTACGTAAGTGCCACAGGCATCATTGTTTATTTAATGATTAAACCTTACTATCCGGTTTGA
- a CDS encoding response regulator, with protein MSEEMDSGAKTIMLIDDEEIDNLINGKIVEKSGLGKPRYVFKESTAAIEFLRIMSKQETEADQPFPDLIFLDINMPLLDGFQFLNLFDSLPEEQRKETFIIMLSSSINPEDKARALSNKHVLAFLTKPLSHSVLNEVKTMLQTREGRKI; from the coding sequence ATGAGTGAAGAAATGGATTCAGGAGCAAAGACGATCATGCTCATAGATGACGAAGAAATAGATAACCTGATCAATGGAAAGATTGTGGAAAAAAGTGGACTTGGGAAACCTCGCTATGTTTTTAAAGAATCCACTGCGGCTATAGAGTTCTTACGGATTATGAGCAAGCAGGAAACTGAAGCCGACCAGCCATTCCCTGATTTAATTTTTCTTGATATTAATATGCCCTTGCTGGATGGTTTTCAATTTTTGAATTTATTCGATTCATTGCCGGAGGAGCAGCGCAAAGAGACTTTCATTATTATGCTATCTTCCTCCATCAATCCTGAGGATAAAGCCCGGGCACTTAGCAACAAGCATGTATTGGCATTTCTTACCAAGCCCTTGTCTCATTCCGTTTTGAATGAGGTGAAAACTATGCTACAGACCAGAGAAGGAAGGAAAATTTAG
- a CDS encoding aminotransferase class I/II-fold pyridoxal phosphate-dependent enzyme — MKKSRHHNFIDTIDEIASIATERKIAHLHTEDAVLNGRIITVNNQELVHFGSCSYLGLEVNDELKEGAIEAVLKYGTQFSSSRSYIGIGLYNELETLVSQMFGNEVVIAPSTTLAHIAAIPVLVSDEDAIILDQQVHMSVQSAVQLTRHRGVHIEVIRHNRMDKLEERVIALSQKHAKIWYMADGVYSMYGDFAPIYEIAALMDKYEQLNLYVDDAHGMSCFGKNGRGYILNEVEQTEKMVVTSSMAKAFGTGGGIMCFKNKAWKDKVKKCGATLIYSGPIQPPMLGASIASARIHLSDEIYRLQDNLQERIHYCHSLLEGYGLPVISNSKTPVFFVGVGLPKVGYNLVKRLMEEGHYTNLGIFPAVAIKNTGIRFTITNHHTFQDIERLVSSIAANLPRALEEENRNIFDVYQAFGLKSQPGEQLLPAPVKNSSYSIQHEQSIENIDRKLWNTLFAGQGTFDWDGMKFIEMASSGNELPEHNWEFHYFIIRNMEGKVVLATFFSLALWKDDMLSPAAISRQVEEARQTDPYYLTSKVLSMGSMASEGNHLYLNKQQGDWKEAMALLLDTVSELQEKTGATSVTLRDFSGEDEELTIFLQDEGFVKITMPETHVVKEMTWSDTEEYLNSLSKRSKRHIKYDVLRHEHMFDIEVKQQLSEAEREKFYELYRNVKDKSYDVNVFAYPERLLEIMNEYDNWEFVCIKLKPEFDDRAERQPIAMFFGYHNDDSYSAPVVGIDYDYLHSHKIYKQALYQMVKRAWQLKKQKCYLGFTATMEKQKLGAIVENRVAYVQAKDNYNMAVLGMMSAAGN; from the coding sequence ATGAAGAAAAGCAGACACCATAATTTTATCGACACGATTGATGAAATTGCTAGCATTGCCACTGAGAGGAAAATTGCACATCTCCATACTGAAGATGCCGTATTAAATGGTCGCATTATTACTGTCAACAATCAGGAACTTGTCCACTTTGGTTCATGCAGCTACCTTGGGCTGGAGGTAAACGATGAACTAAAGGAAGGAGCAATCGAAGCCGTCTTGAAATATGGTACTCAGTTCTCCTCCTCCCGTTCGTATATTGGTATTGGTTTATATAACGAGCTAGAGACTCTTGTTAGTCAAATGTTTGGAAATGAAGTTGTAATTGCGCCTTCCACAACATTGGCCCATATTGCAGCTATTCCCGTTTTGGTTTCTGATGAAGATGCCATTATTCTCGACCAGCAGGTCCACATGAGCGTACAATCAGCCGTTCAGTTAACCAGGCATCGTGGCGTACATATAGAAGTGATCCGGCACAACAGAATGGACAAGCTTGAGGAGCGGGTTATCGCCCTCAGCCAGAAACACGCTAAGATCTGGTACATGGCCGATGGTGTATATTCAATGTACGGAGATTTTGCCCCCATTTATGAGATTGCGGCATTAATGGATAAATATGAGCAGCTTAATCTGTATGTAGATGATGCGCACGGAATGAGTTGCTTTGGAAAGAATGGGCGCGGGTACATCCTTAATGAGGTGGAACAAACCGAGAAAATGGTGGTGACATCTTCTATGGCCAAAGCTTTTGGAACTGGCGGTGGCATTATGTGCTTTAAAAATAAGGCATGGAAGGATAAAGTAAAGAAATGCGGGGCCACCCTCATCTATTCCGGCCCCATTCAGCCTCCTATGCTTGGGGCTTCCATCGCTTCAGCTAGAATTCATTTATCAGACGAAATATACAGACTTCAGGATAATCTCCAGGAGCGTATACATTATTGTCATTCACTTCTGGAGGGCTACGGACTTCCTGTAATTTCAAATTCTAAAACACCCGTCTTTTTTGTAGGAGTAGGATTACCTAAAGTGGGGTATAACCTGGTGAAGCGACTGATGGAGGAGGGCCATTATACCAACCTGGGAATTTTCCCGGCCGTAGCTATCAAGAACACAGGTATCCGATTTACAATTACAAACCACCACACCTTTCAGGATATTGAAAGGTTGGTGAGTAGCATTGCTGCAAACCTCCCCAGAGCATTGGAAGAGGAAAATCGCAATATATTCGATGTATATCAAGCATTTGGACTGAAGAGCCAACCAGGTGAGCAACTCCTCCCCGCACCGGTCAAAAACAGCTCCTATAGTATTCAGCATGAACAGAGCATTGAAAATATTGACAGAAAACTTTGGAACACGCTCTTTGCCGGACAGGGAACCTTTGACTGGGACGGAATGAAATTTATCGAAATGGCCTCTTCCGGAAATGAACTCCCTGAGCATAACTGGGAATTTCATTACTTCATAATCCGCAATATGGAAGGGAAAGTTGTGCTCGCTACCTTTTTCTCTTTAGCCTTATGGAAAGATGATATGCTTTCTCCGGCAGCTATTTCCAGGCAAGTAGAAGAGGCGAGACAAACAGACCCTTATTATCTTACGTCTAAAGTTCTTTCTATGGGGTCAATGGCTTCAGAAGGTAACCATCTCTACCTCAATAAGCAACAAGGCGATTGGAAAGAAGCAATGGCGTTGTTGCTTGACACGGTTAGTGAATTACAGGAAAAAACGGGAGCCACCAGCGTGACCTTGCGGGATTTTAGTGGCGAAGATGAAGAGCTCACTATATTTTTACAGGACGAAGGATTTGTGAAGATCACCATGCCGGAAACTCATGTGGTGAAGGAAATGACTTGGTCTGACACTGAAGAATATCTTAATAGCCTCTCAAAGAGATCAAAGCGACATATAAAGTACGATGTGCTTCGCCATGAACACATGTTCGACATTGAAGTAAAACAGCAACTCAGCGAGGCCGAACGAGAAAAATTCTATGAGCTCTACCGGAATGTGAAGGACAAAAGTTACGATGTAAACGTATTTGCCTATCCTGAACGGCTCCTTGAGATTATGAATGAATATGACAACTGGGAGTTCGTATGCATTAAGTTAAAACCAGAATTCGATGATCGCGCTGAACGGCAACCCATCGCCATGTTCTTCGGCTATCATAATGACGATAGCTATTCCGCGCCCGTTGTGGGAATTGACTATGATTATCTTCACTCCCATAAGATTTACAAGCAGGCACTTTATCAGATGGTAAAAAGGGCTTGGCAGCTAAAGAAACAAAAGTGCTATCTGGGATTTACGGCTACTATGGAAAAGCAAAAGCTGGGTGCCATCGTAGAGAACCGTGTGGCTTACGTTCAGGCGAAGGATAATTATAATATGGCGGTATTGGGTATGATGAGTGCCGCAGGAAACTGA
- a CDS encoding PAS domain-containing sensor histidine kinase, whose product MEQEDDRIEKITELFLAIASGNFKVKGEISDNRDELDSIIIGINMLGEELEATTVSRDYLESIYRGIVDMLIVLNPDNTVQKINPAVCNVLSYEEHELVGKDFSFLFGNYESEISYDEITSALNEKGHLHNIEWVFITKDGDSIPVSISSSLLYDKRNNITGTVHIAKDISLIKKTEKMLKSKNDALNTFVYKASHDLRGPLASMMGLVDLVKDEQSPDIKDHYIELIGRSAEKLNLVLTDLMEFTMISYSSLQLSKIDFRGLIEDIVSSLQHLPEFKATRIDLVENQTRSIKNDTKILRSILQNLIDNGVKYRNPDSEQSWVKISISDHTKGVVIDIMDNGKGMTEEVSSQVFNMFYRGDTGSKGSGLGLFIVQSSVEKLQGQISLVSSFGKGSTFSVFIPDLSDIDSKLEDSIDATA is encoded by the coding sequence ATGGAACAAGAAGACGACAGGATTGAGAAGATCACCGAATTGTTCCTGGCGATAGCTTCAGGAAACTTCAAGGTGAAGGGTGAGATCTCCGATAATCGTGATGAACTGGATTCAATCATTATCGGGATCAATATGCTTGGGGAGGAATTGGAGGCCACTACCGTTTCACGCGATTACCTGGAGAGTATTTATCGTGGCATTGTGGATATGCTCATAGTCCTGAACCCTGACAACACGGTTCAAAAGATCAATCCGGCAGTTTGTAATGTGCTTTCATATGAGGAACATGAATTAGTAGGAAAGGACTTCAGTTTTTTATTTGGCAATTATGAATCGGAGATCAGCTATGATGAAATCACCTCCGCGCTTAATGAAAAGGGGCACCTGCATAACATAGAGTGGGTTTTTATTACAAAAGACGGGGATTCTATTCCGGTGTCCATTTCCAGTTCACTTCTGTATGATAAGCGCAACAATATAACGGGTACCGTGCATATTGCGAAGGATATTTCGCTAATAAAGAAAACGGAGAAAATGCTGAAGTCGAAGAATGATGCGCTTAATACTTTCGTATACAAGGCTTCACATGATTTGAGAGGGCCTCTAGCGTCAATGATGGGTTTAGTGGATTTGGTAAAGGATGAGCAGAGTCCTGATATAAAGGATCATTACATCGAGCTCATTGGTCGCAGCGCTGAAAAGCTAAACCTGGTGCTCACGGATCTGATGGAATTTACAATGATTTCTTATAGTTCCTTGCAATTGAGCAAAATTGACTTCAGGGGGCTCATTGAGGATATTGTTTCAAGCTTGCAGCATCTTCCTGAATTCAAAGCAACCCGTATTGACCTAGTGGAAAATCAGACCCGCAGTATAAAAAATGACACGAAGATATTACGCTCTATACTTCAGAACCTGATAGATAACGGTGTGAAATACCGCAACCCAGATTCAGAACAAAGCTGGGTCAAGATCAGCATCAGTGATCATACAAAGGGGGTTGTGATAGATATTATGGACAATGGGAAAGGCATGACTGAAGAGGTTTCGTCTCAGGTATTTAACATGTTCTACCGGGGCGATACAGGTTCCAAGGGCAGTGGCCTGGGGTTATTTATTGTCCAAAGTAGTGTAGAAAAACTTCAGGGCCAGATAAGCCTGGTAAGCTCCTTCGGTAAAGGTTCAACTTTTTCGGTTTTTATACCGGACTTATCTGATATTGATTCAAAGCTTGAAGATTCTATAGACGCTACAGCTTAG
- the mnmD gene encoding tRNA (5-methylaminomethyl-2-thiouridine)(34)-methyltransferase MnmD — protein sequence MESPIHRILTLTHDGSSTIYLPALHEHYHSIHGAWQESLHVYINTGLKALPPLQEVHILEMGFGTGLNALQSWEHALQNNIRIFYTTIEAYPLTEEDWALLNYPQFSKNEGAEERMHQLHQAEWGNWQTLSPNFSLLKHSATIQEIELTSGYDVVFYDAFAPRVQPELWTEKIFRKISSYMKPGGILVTYCAAGAVKKNLIAAGFSIFAMPGPPGKREITKALKPV from the coding sequence ATGGAATCCCCTATACACCGTATTCTTACTCTTACACATGACGGATCATCAACCATCTATCTTCCAGCTTTACATGAACATTACCATTCAATACATGGAGCTTGGCAGGAATCCTTGCACGTATATATAAATACAGGGCTGAAAGCATTGCCGCCCTTGCAGGAGGTCCATATCCTGGAGATGGGCTTTGGAACCGGCCTCAACGCACTGCAATCATGGGAACATGCACTGCAAAATAACATCAGGATCTTTTACACCACCATTGAAGCGTATCCCCTAACGGAAGAGGATTGGGCGCTACTCAACTATCCGCAGTTCAGCAAGAATGAGGGTGCAGAAGAACGAATGCACCAACTTCACCAGGCAGAATGGGGAAACTGGCAAACGCTCTCTCCAAACTTCAGCCTGCTCAAACATTCTGCAACCATCCAGGAAATTGAACTCACATCAGGCTATGATGTAGTTTTTTACGATGCATTTGCTCCCCGCGTACAACCGGAGCTTTGGACCGAGAAAATATTTCGTAAAATTTCCAGCTATATGAAACCGGGTGGAATTCTGGTTACTTATTGCGCAGCCGGAGCCGTGAAAAAAAATTTAATTGCAGCAGGATTCAGCATTTTTGCTATGCCCGGCCCTCCGGGAAAGCGTGAAATAACCAAAGCCCTGAAACCCGTCTGA
- a CDS encoding alanine/glycine:cation symporter family protein, translating into MRKLYALFIFLTAFNCLAAQEDQPEPEKTLDDRINENFQPVVEVLEKVFFWDPFEAIGLYDPVVYKDDGAPFLNERIEGFATVQAGSDTVYGANSDFNDLEPGMQIVLGDKLVRIKKVLSSQQIVLQKPSEKDHNQVTYGLPLRNSIPIVVVWLAFGALFFTLYLGFINIRAFRHAIDLVRGVFDNPKDAGEVSHFQALTTALSATVGLGNIAGVAVAISLGGPGATFWMIVLGLLGMSSKFVECTLGLKYRTINAKGEVSGGPMYYLSTALKKKKMGGLGKVLAVMFAILCVLASFGGGNMFQANQSFAQLSGQFPIFAGNGAYYGLVLAILVAVVIIGGIKSIARVTDKVVPFMGILYVTCALIIIGLHITEIGSVFMLIFDGAFDPGAMKGGVIGVLIVGFQRAAFSNEAGVGSASIAHSAAKTPEPVSEGIVALLEPFVDTVVICTMTALVILFTGRHGGGYTMEGAELTSNAFGSIITWFPEVLVLIIFLFAFSTMISWSYYGLKAWTYLLGGSKWADLSYKILFLGFIVLGASSGLGAVIDFSDMMILAMAFPNILGLLILAPEVKKDLQSYLSRVKSGAIKRYK; encoded by the coding sequence ATGAGAAAACTTTATGCACTCTTCATTTTCCTCACAGCCTTCAACTGCCTGGCAGCACAGGAAGATCAACCTGAACCGGAAAAGACACTGGATGACCGCATCAATGAAAACTTTCAGCCTGTGGTCGAGGTGCTGGAAAAAGTTTTCTTCTGGGATCCTTTCGAGGCTATAGGATTGTATGATCCCGTAGTATACAAAGATGATGGCGCCCCTTTTCTTAATGAGCGCATTGAGGGATTTGCTACCGTGCAAGCGGGCTCCGACACAGTGTATGGAGCCAATTCTGATTTCAATGATCTGGAACCAGGAATGCAGATAGTGCTGGGAGATAAACTGGTACGGATAAAAAAAGTGCTGAGCAGCCAGCAAATAGTATTGCAGAAGCCTTCAGAAAAAGATCATAACCAGGTTACTTATGGGTTGCCTTTGAGAAACAGCATTCCCATCGTTGTGGTATGGCTGGCTTTCGGAGCCTTATTTTTTACCCTGTACCTGGGGTTCATAAATATTCGCGCATTCCGCCATGCAATTGATCTGGTTCGTGGGGTATTTGACAATCCAAAAGATGCCGGAGAAGTTTCTCACTTCCAGGCGCTCACCACGGCTCTATCCGCTACCGTGGGTTTAGGGAACATCGCAGGTGTGGCCGTGGCCATTTCATTAGGCGGGCCGGGCGCTACGTTTTGGATGATCGTTCTGGGACTACTCGGCATGAGCTCCAAATTTGTTGAATGTACTTTGGGGTTAAAATACAGAACGATCAATGCCAAGGGTGAAGTCTCCGGAGGGCCCATGTATTATCTCAGTACCGCCCTGAAGAAAAAGAAAATGGGCGGTCTGGGCAAAGTCCTCGCGGTGATGTTCGCCATTTTGTGTGTGCTGGCCTCTTTTGGTGGCGGCAACATGTTCCAGGCCAACCAATCATTTGCACAGCTCTCGGGGCAATTCCCAATTTTTGCAGGCAACGGAGCCTACTATGGTTTGGTGCTGGCCATTTTAGTGGCCGTAGTGATCATTGGCGGAATAAAGAGCATCGCACGCGTTACCGATAAGGTCGTTCCGTTCATGGGCATTCTCTATGTCACCTGTGCCCTCATCATTATCGGACTTCATATAACTGAAATAGGATCCGTATTCATGTTGATATTTGATGGCGCCTTTGATCCGGGAGCCATGAAAGGCGGAGTCATCGGAGTTCTGATAGTAGGGTTTCAGAGAGCCGCATTTTCCAACGAAGCAGGCGTAGGATCTGCCTCCATTGCCCACTCTGCGGCAAAAACGCCAGAACCGGTAAGCGAAGGAATTGTAGCCCTGCTTGAACCATTTGTGGACACTGTGGTGATCTGCACGATGACAGCATTGGTGATTCTCTTCACCGGCCGCCATGGCGGAGGCTATACAATGGAAGGCGCTGAGTTAACCTCCAATGCCTTTGGGAGTATCATCACCTGGTTTCCGGAAGTTCTGGTGCTGATTATTTTCCTCTTCGCCTTCAGTACTATGATCTCCTGGTCTTATTACGGATTAAAGGCCTGGACCTACCTGCTGGGAGGAAGTAAATGGGCCGATCTCAGTTACAAAATCCTGTTTCTTGGTTTCATTGTGCTGGGTGCTTCCAGTGGCCTGGGAGCCGTTATTGATTTTTCTGACATGATGATCCTGGCAATGGCTTTCCCGAATATCCTGGGCCTGCTCATCCTGGCGCCTGAAGTTAAGAAAGACCTCCAGTCCTATCTCTCCCGCGTGAAGAGTGGCGCCATTAAACGCTATAAATAG
- a CDS encoding CoA pyrophosphatase: MTHFFEDFLMYMRDRLSEPLPGEPVQYRMAPQRRRERTMESAGRLNPRQAGVLLVFYPEAGQVMVPLILRPVYEGVHSGQVAFPGGRMEEGDESVVHTALREANEEIGVQREEIRLLGQLSPLYIPPSNFLVTPVLAYAASVPAFRADPFEVAEIIPVPVKALVQETTVKEKQITTWSGLKLTTPYYALNEFTIWGATAMMISELAEILKNWKKAG; encoded by the coding sequence ATGACTCACTTTTTTGAGGATTTCTTAATGTACATGCGGGACCGGCTTTCTGAGCCTTTGCCGGGAGAACCTGTACAATACCGGATGGCACCCCAGAGGAGACGAGAGCGGACGATGGAATCAGCAGGAAGGTTAAATCCGCGTCAGGCAGGCGTTCTGCTGGTGTTTTATCCGGAGGCAGGGCAGGTAATGGTTCCGTTGATCCTGCGTCCTGTATATGAAGGCGTGCATAGCGGGCAGGTGGCTTTTCCCGGAGGCCGGATGGAGGAGGGCGATGAATCTGTAGTGCACACTGCACTTCGCGAAGCAAATGAAGAGATCGGTGTGCAACGTGAAGAAATAAGGCTGCTTGGCCAGCTTTCTCCCTTGTATATTCCTCCCAGCAATTTTTTGGTGACGCCTGTCCTGGCGTATGCTGCTTCGGTTCCTGCTTTCCGTGCAGATCCCTTTGAGGTTGCAGAGATTATCCCGGTTCCGGTCAAAGCCCTCGTGCAGGAAACTACTGTAAAGGAAAAGCAGATCACAACATGGAGCGGACTTAAACTCACGACTCCATATTATGCATTGAATGAATTTACGATTTGGGGAGCCACCGCCATGATGATAAGCGAACTGGCAGAAATCCTGAAGAACTGGAAAAAGGCCGGATAG